From one Physeter macrocephalus isolate SW-GA chromosome 18, ASM283717v5, whole genome shotgun sequence genomic stretch:
- the MSH5 gene encoding mutS protein homolog 5 isoform X5 — translation MASVGATPGRTPQGPGPGEASASFPSPAPVPDPREAEEEEEEEPAEIHLCVLWSSGYLGIAYYDTSDSTIYFMPDAPDHESLKLLQRVLDEIDPRSVVTSAKQDENMTRFLGKLASQEHREPKRPEIIFLPSVDFGLEISKQRLLSGNYSFIPDSMTATEKILFLSSIIPFDCLLTVRALGGLLKFMGRRRIGVELEDYNVSIPILGFKKFVLTYLVSIDQDTYSVLQIFKSEPHPSVYKVASGLKEGLSLFGILNRCRCKWGEKLLRLWFTRPTQDLGELNSRLDVIQFFLLPQNLDMAQMLHRLLGHIKNVPLILKRMKLSHTKVSDWQVLYKTVYSALGLRDACRSLPQSIQLFRDIAQEFSDDLHHIASLIGKVVDFEGSLAENRFTVLPNIDPEIDEKKRRLTGLPSFLTEVARKELENLDPRIPSCSVIYIPLIGFLLCIPRLPSMVETNDFEIEGLDFMFLSEEKLHYRSARTKELDALLGDLHCDIRDQETLLMYQLQCQVLARAAVLTRVLDLASRLDVLLALASAARDYGYSRPRYSPRLLGVRIQNGRHPLMELCARTFVPNSAECGGYKGRVKVITGPNSSGKSIYLKQVGLITFMALVGSFVPAEEAEIGAVDAIFTRIHSCESISLGLSTFMIDLNQQVAKAVNNATERSLVLIDEFGKGTNTVDGLALLAAVIRHWLALGPMCPHIFVATNFLSLIQLQLLPQGPLVQYLTLETCEDGNDLVFFYQVCEGVASASHASHTAAQAGLPEKLVTRGKEVRSKQQPPPSGLPSTVPASLRDLDFWAHGVSDPYSLFSYPTPTPTPAPSSLVLGLRLDLQWKAHQACQGAAKGETNGKLPDVSRQVSETGFGRSQSGPGHFHESGSAACCHHHPLRVLPGLSSTSQTPGGCQALFVSLPPSHPEFSVSLEILFHVSNKVYFGESYCFLR, via the exons ATGGCCTCCGTAGGAGCGACCCCAGGCAGGACGCCGCAGGGACCGGGACCCGGGGAGGCCTCGGCCAGCTTCCCCAGCCCGGCCCCAGTGCCAGACCCCCGGGAGGccgaggaagaggaagaggaggagcccGCGGAG ATTCATCTGTGTGTGCTGTGGAGCTCAGGATACCTGGGCATTGCCTACTATGACACTAGTGACTCCACCATCTACTTTATGCCAGATGCCCCAGACCACGAGAGCCTCAAGCTGCTCCAGAGAG TTCTGGATGAAATCGATCCCCGGTCTGTTGTCACGAGCGCCAAACAGGATGAGAATATGACTCGGTTTCTGGGGAAGCTTG CCTCCCAAGAGCACagagagcctaagagacctgAAATCATATTTTTGCCAagtgtggattttg GCCTGGAGATAAGCAAACAGCGCCTCCTTTCTGGAAACTACTCCTTCATCCCAGACTCCATGACCGCCACTGAGAaaatcctcttcctctcctccatcaTCCCCTTTGACTGCCTCCTCACG GTTCGAGCACTTGGAGGGCTGCTGAAGTTCATGGGTCGAAGAAGAATCGGGGTTGAACTGGAAGACTATAACGTCAGCATCCCCATCCTAGGCTTTAAGAAATTTGTGTT GACCTATCTGGTGAGCATAGATCAAGACACTTACAG TGTTCTGCAGATATTTAAGAGTGAGCCTCACCCCTCAGTGTACAAAGTGGCCAGTGGACTCAAGGAGGGGCTCAGCCTGTTTG GAATCCTCAACAGATGCCGCTGTAAGTGGGGAGAGAAACTGCTCAG GCTATGGTTCACACGCCCAACCCAGGACCTGGGGGAACTAAATTCCCGTCTGGATGTCATTCAGTTTTTCCTGTTACCCCAGAATCTGGACATGGCTCAGATGCTGCATCGATTGCTGGGTCACATCAAGAACGTGCCT CTGATTCTTAAACGCATGAAGTTGTCCCACACCAAGGTCAGTGACTGGCAGGTTCTCTACAAG ACAGTGTACAGTGCCCTGGGCCTGAGAGATGCTTGCCGCTCCCTGCCCCAGTCCATTCAGCTCTTTCGGGACATTGCCCAAGAGTTCTCTGATGACCTACACCACATTGCCAGCCTCATTGGGAAAGTG GTGGACTTTGAGGGCAGTCTTGCTGAAAATCGCTTCACAGTCCTCCCCAACATAGATCCTGAAATTGATGAGA AAAAACGAAGGCTGACAGGACTTCCCAGTTTCCTCACTGAGGTGGCTCGGAAGGAGCTGGAAAATCTGGACCCCCGTATTCCTTCATGCAGTGTCATCTACATCCCTCTG ATTGGCTTCCTTCTTTGTATTCCCCGCCTGCCTTCCATGGTGGAGACCAATGACTTTGAGATTGAGGGTCTGGACTTCATG TTCCTCTCAGAGGAGAAGCTTCACTATCGTAGTGCTCGAACCAAGGAGCTGGATGCATTGCTGGGGGACCTGCACTGCGACATCCGGG ACCAGGAGACCCTGCTGATGTACCAGCTGCAGTGTCAGGTGCTGGCACGGGCAGCTGTCTTGACCCGGGTGTTGGACCTTGCCTCCCGCCTGGACGTCCTCTTGGCTCTTGCCAGTGCCGCCCGGGACTATGGCTACTCGAGGCCCCGTTACTCCCCACGGCTCCTTGGGGTACGAATCCAGAATGGCAG GCATCCTCTGATGGAACTCTGTGCCCGAACCTTCGTGCCCAACTCCGCAGAATGTGGGGGGTATAAAGGGAGGGTCAAAGTCATCACTGGACCCAACTCCTCAGGGAAGAGCATATACCTCAAACAG GTAGGCTTGATCACATTCATGGCCCTGGTGGGCAGCTTTGTGCCAGCAGAGGAAGCCGAAATTGGGGCAGTAGACGCCATCTTCACCCGAATCCATAGCTGTGAATCCATCTCCCTTGGCCTCTCTACCTTCATGATCGACCTCAACCAG CAGGTGGCGAAAGCAGTGAACAATGCCACCGAGCGGTCGCTGGTCCTTATCGATGAATTTGGAAAGGGAACCAACACG GTGGATGGGCTCGCGCTTCTGGCGGCCGTGATCCGACACTGGCTGGCGCTTGGGCCCATGTGCCCCCACATCTTCGTGGCCACcaactttctgagcctcattcAGTTACAGCTGCTGCCACAGGGGCCCCTCGTGCAGTATTTG acCTTGGAGACCTGTGAAGATGGGAATGACCTTGTCTTCTTCTATCAGGTTTGCGAAGGTGTTGCCAGTGCCAGCCATGCGTCCCACACAGCTGCCCAGGCTGGGCTTCCTGAGAAACTCGTTACTCGTGGCAAGGAGGTGAGGTCCAAACAGCAACCGCCTCCATCAGGGCTCCCTTCCACTGTCCCTGCTTCTCTGAGGGACCTGGATTTCTGGGCCCATGGGGTTTCTGACCCTTACTCTCTCTTCTCTTACCCAacacccactcccacccctgccccttcctccttgGTCCTAGGTCTCAGACTTGATCTGCAGTGGAAAGCCCATCAAGCCTGTCAAGGAGCTGCTAAAggagaaacaaatggaaaa TTGCCAGACGTTAGTAGACAAGTTTCTGAAACTGGATTTGGAAGATCCCAGTCTGGACCTGGACATTTTCATGAGTCAGGAAGTGCTGCCTGCTGCCACCACCATCCTCTGAGAGTCCTTCCTGGGCTCTCCTCCACATCCCAGACCCCGGGAGGCTGCCAGGCCCTCTTTGTTTCCTTACCTCCTTCACACCCAGAGTTCTCAGTTTCCCTGGAAATTTTGTTTCATGTTAgtaataaagtttattttggaGAAAGTTATTGTTTCCTTAGAtga
- the MSH5 gene encoding mutS protein homolog 5 isoform X8, with amino-acid sequence MASVGATPGRTPQGPGPGEASASFPSPAPVPDPREAEEEEEEEPAEIHLCVLWSSGYLGIAYYDTSDSTIYFMPDAPDHESLKLLQRVLDEIDPRSVVTSAKQDENMTRFLGKLASQEHREPKRPEIIFLPSVDFGLEISKQRLLSGNYSFIPDSMTATEKILFLSSIIPFDCLLTVRALGGLLKFMGRRRIGVELEDYNVSIPILGFKKFVLTYLVSIDQDTYSVLQIFKSEPHPSVYKVASGLKEGLSLFGILNRCRCKWGEKLLRLWFTRPTQDLGELNSRLDVIQFFLLPQNLDMAQMLHRLLGHIKNVPLILKRMKLSHTKVSDWQVLYKTVYSALGLRDACRSLPQSIQLFRDIAQEFSDDLHHIASLIGKVVDFEGSLAENRFTVLPNIDPEIDEKKRRLTGLPSFLTEVARKELENLDPRIPSCSVIYIPLIGFLLCIPRLPSMVETNDFEIEGLDFMFLSEEKLHYRSARTKELDALLGDLHCDIRGISDGICKPVSGSLCWPLLSLLHFPLELTPSSLPYLPPDQETLLMYQLQCQVLARAAVLTRVLDLASRLDVLLALASAARDYGYSRPRYSPRLLGVRIQNGRHPLMELCARTFVPNSAECGGYKGRVKVITGPNSSGKSIYLKQVAKAVNNATERSLVLIDEFGKGTNTVDGLALLAAVIRHWLALGPMCPHIFVATNFLSLIQLQLLPQGPLVQYLTLETCEDGNDLVFFYQVCEGVASASHASHTAAQAGLPEKLVTRGKEVRSKQQPPPSGLPSTVPASLRDLDFWAHGVSDPYSLFSYPTPTPTPAPSSLVLGLRLDLQWKAHQACQGAAKGETNGKLPDVSRQVSETGFGRSQSGPGHFHESGSAACCHHHPLRVLPGLSSTSQTPGGCQALFVSLPPSHPEFSVSLEILFHVSNKVYFGESYCFLR; translated from the exons ATGGCCTCCGTAGGAGCGACCCCAGGCAGGACGCCGCAGGGACCGGGACCCGGGGAGGCCTCGGCCAGCTTCCCCAGCCCGGCCCCAGTGCCAGACCCCCGGGAGGccgaggaagaggaagaggaggagcccGCGGAG ATTCATCTGTGTGTGCTGTGGAGCTCAGGATACCTGGGCATTGCCTACTATGACACTAGTGACTCCACCATCTACTTTATGCCAGATGCCCCAGACCACGAGAGCCTCAAGCTGCTCCAGAGAG TTCTGGATGAAATCGATCCCCGGTCTGTTGTCACGAGCGCCAAACAGGATGAGAATATGACTCGGTTTCTGGGGAAGCTTG CCTCCCAAGAGCACagagagcctaagagacctgAAATCATATTTTTGCCAagtgtggattttg GCCTGGAGATAAGCAAACAGCGCCTCCTTTCTGGAAACTACTCCTTCATCCCAGACTCCATGACCGCCACTGAGAaaatcctcttcctctcctccatcaTCCCCTTTGACTGCCTCCTCACG GTTCGAGCACTTGGAGGGCTGCTGAAGTTCATGGGTCGAAGAAGAATCGGGGTTGAACTGGAAGACTATAACGTCAGCATCCCCATCCTAGGCTTTAAGAAATTTGTGTT GACCTATCTGGTGAGCATAGATCAAGACACTTACAG TGTTCTGCAGATATTTAAGAGTGAGCCTCACCCCTCAGTGTACAAAGTGGCCAGTGGACTCAAGGAGGGGCTCAGCCTGTTTG GAATCCTCAACAGATGCCGCTGTAAGTGGGGAGAGAAACTGCTCAG GCTATGGTTCACACGCCCAACCCAGGACCTGGGGGAACTAAATTCCCGTCTGGATGTCATTCAGTTTTTCCTGTTACCCCAGAATCTGGACATGGCTCAGATGCTGCATCGATTGCTGGGTCACATCAAGAACGTGCCT CTGATTCTTAAACGCATGAAGTTGTCCCACACCAAGGTCAGTGACTGGCAGGTTCTCTACAAG ACAGTGTACAGTGCCCTGGGCCTGAGAGATGCTTGCCGCTCCCTGCCCCAGTCCATTCAGCTCTTTCGGGACATTGCCCAAGAGTTCTCTGATGACCTACACCACATTGCCAGCCTCATTGGGAAAGTG GTGGACTTTGAGGGCAGTCTTGCTGAAAATCGCTTCACAGTCCTCCCCAACATAGATCCTGAAATTGATGAGA AAAAACGAAGGCTGACAGGACTTCCCAGTTTCCTCACTGAGGTGGCTCGGAAGGAGCTGGAAAATCTGGACCCCCGTATTCCTTCATGCAGTGTCATCTACATCCCTCTG ATTGGCTTCCTTCTTTGTATTCCCCGCCTGCCTTCCATGGTGGAGACCAATGACTTTGAGATTGAGGGTCTGGACTTCATG TTCCTCTCAGAGGAGAAGCTTCACTATCGTAGTGCTCGAACCAAGGAGCTGGATGCATTGCTGGGGGACCTGCACTGCGACATCCGGG GTATTTCAGATGGTATCTGCAAGCCTGTTTCTGGGTCCCTCTGCTGGCCTCTTTTGTCTCTCCTTCACTTTCCCCTGGAGCTgacccccagctccctcccttaCCTGCCCCCAGACCAGGAGACCCTGCTGATGTACCAGCTGCAGTGTCAGGTGCTGGCACGGGCAGCTGTCTTGACCCGGGTGTTGGACCTTGCCTCCCGCCTGGACGTCCTCTTGGCTCTTGCCAGTGCCGCCCGGGACTATGGCTACTCGAGGCCCCGTTACTCCCCACGGCTCCTTGGGGTACGAATCCAGAATGGCAG GCATCCTCTGATGGAACTCTGTGCCCGAACCTTCGTGCCCAACTCCGCAGAATGTGGGGGGTATAAAGGGAGGGTCAAAGTCATCACTGGACCCAACTCCTCAGGGAAGAGCATATACCTCAAACAG GTGGCGAAAGCAGTGAACAATGCCACCGAGCGGTCGCTGGTCCTTATCGATGAATTTGGAAAGGGAACCAACACG GTGGATGGGCTCGCGCTTCTGGCGGCCGTGATCCGACACTGGCTGGCGCTTGGGCCCATGTGCCCCCACATCTTCGTGGCCACcaactttctgagcctcattcAGTTACAGCTGCTGCCACAGGGGCCCCTCGTGCAGTATTTG acCTTGGAGACCTGTGAAGATGGGAATGACCTTGTCTTCTTCTATCAGGTTTGCGAAGGTGTTGCCAGTGCCAGCCATGCGTCCCACACAGCTGCCCAGGCTGGGCTTCCTGAGAAACTCGTTACTCGTGGCAAGGAGGTGAGGTCCAAACAGCAACCGCCTCCATCAGGGCTCCCTTCCACTGTCCCTGCTTCTCTGAGGGACCTGGATTTCTGGGCCCATGGGGTTTCTGACCCTTACTCTCTCTTCTCTTACCCAacacccactcccacccctgccccttcctccttgGTCCTAGGTCTCAGACTTGATCTGCAGTGGAAAGCCCATCAAGCCTGTCAAGGAGCTGCTAAAggagaaacaaatggaaaa TTGCCAGACGTTAGTAGACAAGTTTCTGAAACTGGATTTGGAAGATCCCAGTCTGGACCTGGACATTTTCATGAGTCAGGAAGTGCTGCCTGCTGCCACCACCATCCTCTGAGAGTCCTTCCTGGGCTCTCCTCCACATCCCAGACCCCGGGAGGCTGCCAGGCCCTCTTTGTTTCCTTACCTCCTTCACACCCAGAGTTCTCAGTTTCCCTGGAAATTTTGTTTCATGTTAgtaataaagtttattttggaGAAAGTTATTGTTTCCTTAGAtga
- the MSH5 gene encoding mutS protein homolog 5 isoform X3: MASVGATPGRTPQGPGPGEASASFPSPAPVPDPREAEEEEEEEPAEIHLCVLWSSGYLGIAYYDTSDSTIYFMPDAPDHESLKLLQRVLDEIDPRSVVTSAKQDENMTRFLGKLASQEHREPKRPEIIFLPSVDFGLEISKQRLLSGNYSFIPDSMTATEKILFLSSIIPFDCLLTVRALGGLLKFMGRRRIGVELEDYNVSIPILGFKKFVLTYLVSIDQDTYSVLQIFKSEPHPSVYKVASGLKEGLSLFGILNRCRCKWGEKLLRLWFTRPTQDLGELNSRLDVIQFFLLPQNLDMAQMLHRLLGHIKNVPLILKRMKLSHTKVSDWQVLYKTVYSALGLRDACRSLPQSIQLFRDIAQEFSDDLHHIASLIGKVVDFEGSLAENRFTVLPNIDPEIDEKKRRLTGLPSFLTEVARKELENLDPRIPSCSVIYIPLIGFLLCIPRLPSMVETNDFEIEGLDFMFLSEEKLHYRSARTKELDALLGDLHCDIRGISDGICKPVSGSLCWPLLSLLHFPLELTPSSLPYLPPDQETLLMYQLQCQVLARAAVLTRVLDLASRLDVLLALASAARDYGYSRPRYSPRLLGVRIQNGRHPLMELCARTFVPNSAECGGYKGRVKVITGPNSSGKSIYLKQVGLITFMALVGSFVPAEEAEIGAVDAIFTRIHSCESISLGLSTFMIDLNQQVAKAVNNATERSLVLIDEFGKGTNTVDGLALLAAVIRHWLALGPMCPHIFVATNFLSLIQLQLLPQGPLVQYLVCEGVASASHASHTAAQAGLPEKLVTRGKEVRSKQQPPPSGLPSTVPASLRDLDFWAHGVSDPYSLFSYPTPTPTPAPSSLVLGLRLDLQWKAHQACQGAAKGETNGKLPDVSRQVSETGFGRSQSGPGHFHESGSAACCHHHPLRVLPGLSSTSQTPGGCQALFVSLPPSHPEFSVSLEILFHVSNKVYFGESYCFLR, translated from the exons ATGGCCTCCGTAGGAGCGACCCCAGGCAGGACGCCGCAGGGACCGGGACCCGGGGAGGCCTCGGCCAGCTTCCCCAGCCCGGCCCCAGTGCCAGACCCCCGGGAGGccgaggaagaggaagaggaggagcccGCGGAG ATTCATCTGTGTGTGCTGTGGAGCTCAGGATACCTGGGCATTGCCTACTATGACACTAGTGACTCCACCATCTACTTTATGCCAGATGCCCCAGACCACGAGAGCCTCAAGCTGCTCCAGAGAG TTCTGGATGAAATCGATCCCCGGTCTGTTGTCACGAGCGCCAAACAGGATGAGAATATGACTCGGTTTCTGGGGAAGCTTG CCTCCCAAGAGCACagagagcctaagagacctgAAATCATATTTTTGCCAagtgtggattttg GCCTGGAGATAAGCAAACAGCGCCTCCTTTCTGGAAACTACTCCTTCATCCCAGACTCCATGACCGCCACTGAGAaaatcctcttcctctcctccatcaTCCCCTTTGACTGCCTCCTCACG GTTCGAGCACTTGGAGGGCTGCTGAAGTTCATGGGTCGAAGAAGAATCGGGGTTGAACTGGAAGACTATAACGTCAGCATCCCCATCCTAGGCTTTAAGAAATTTGTGTT GACCTATCTGGTGAGCATAGATCAAGACACTTACAG TGTTCTGCAGATATTTAAGAGTGAGCCTCACCCCTCAGTGTACAAAGTGGCCAGTGGACTCAAGGAGGGGCTCAGCCTGTTTG GAATCCTCAACAGATGCCGCTGTAAGTGGGGAGAGAAACTGCTCAG GCTATGGTTCACACGCCCAACCCAGGACCTGGGGGAACTAAATTCCCGTCTGGATGTCATTCAGTTTTTCCTGTTACCCCAGAATCTGGACATGGCTCAGATGCTGCATCGATTGCTGGGTCACATCAAGAACGTGCCT CTGATTCTTAAACGCATGAAGTTGTCCCACACCAAGGTCAGTGACTGGCAGGTTCTCTACAAG ACAGTGTACAGTGCCCTGGGCCTGAGAGATGCTTGCCGCTCCCTGCCCCAGTCCATTCAGCTCTTTCGGGACATTGCCCAAGAGTTCTCTGATGACCTACACCACATTGCCAGCCTCATTGGGAAAGTG GTGGACTTTGAGGGCAGTCTTGCTGAAAATCGCTTCACAGTCCTCCCCAACATAGATCCTGAAATTGATGAGA AAAAACGAAGGCTGACAGGACTTCCCAGTTTCCTCACTGAGGTGGCTCGGAAGGAGCTGGAAAATCTGGACCCCCGTATTCCTTCATGCAGTGTCATCTACATCCCTCTG ATTGGCTTCCTTCTTTGTATTCCCCGCCTGCCTTCCATGGTGGAGACCAATGACTTTGAGATTGAGGGTCTGGACTTCATG TTCCTCTCAGAGGAGAAGCTTCACTATCGTAGTGCTCGAACCAAGGAGCTGGATGCATTGCTGGGGGACCTGCACTGCGACATCCGGG GTATTTCAGATGGTATCTGCAAGCCTGTTTCTGGGTCCCTCTGCTGGCCTCTTTTGTCTCTCCTTCACTTTCCCCTGGAGCTgacccccagctccctcccttaCCTGCCCCCAGACCAGGAGACCCTGCTGATGTACCAGCTGCAGTGTCAGGTGCTGGCACGGGCAGCTGTCTTGACCCGGGTGTTGGACCTTGCCTCCCGCCTGGACGTCCTCTTGGCTCTTGCCAGTGCCGCCCGGGACTATGGCTACTCGAGGCCCCGTTACTCCCCACGGCTCCTTGGGGTACGAATCCAGAATGGCAG GCATCCTCTGATGGAACTCTGTGCCCGAACCTTCGTGCCCAACTCCGCAGAATGTGGGGGGTATAAAGGGAGGGTCAAAGTCATCACTGGACCCAACTCCTCAGGGAAGAGCATATACCTCAAACAG GTAGGCTTGATCACATTCATGGCCCTGGTGGGCAGCTTTGTGCCAGCAGAGGAAGCCGAAATTGGGGCAGTAGACGCCATCTTCACCCGAATCCATAGCTGTGAATCCATCTCCCTTGGCCTCTCTACCTTCATGATCGACCTCAACCAG CAGGTGGCGAAAGCAGTGAACAATGCCACCGAGCGGTCGCTGGTCCTTATCGATGAATTTGGAAAGGGAACCAACACG GTGGATGGGCTCGCGCTTCTGGCGGCCGTGATCCGACACTGGCTGGCGCTTGGGCCCATGTGCCCCCACATCTTCGTGGCCACcaactttctgagcctcattcAGTTACAGCTGCTGCCACAGGGGCCCCTCGTGCAGTATTTG GTTTGCGAAGGTGTTGCCAGTGCCAGCCATGCGTCCCACACAGCTGCCCAGGCTGGGCTTCCTGAGAAACTCGTTACTCGTGGCAAGGAGGTGAGGTCCAAACAGCAACCGCCTCCATCAGGGCTCCCTTCCACTGTCCCTGCTTCTCTGAGGGACCTGGATTTCTGGGCCCATGGGGTTTCTGACCCTTACTCTCTCTTCTCTTACCCAacacccactcccacccctgccccttcctccttgGTCCTAGGTCTCAGACTTGATCTGCAGTGGAAAGCCCATCAAGCCTGTCAAGGAGCTGCTAAAggagaaacaaatggaaaa TTGCCAGACGTTAGTAGACAAGTTTCTGAAACTGGATTTGGAAGATCCCAGTCTGGACCTGGACATTTTCATGAGTCAGGAAGTGCTGCCTGCTGCCACCACCATCCTCTGAGAGTCCTTCCTGGGCTCTCCTCCACATCCCAGACCCCGGGAGGCTGCCAGGCCCTCTTTGTTTCCTTACCTCCTTCACACCCAGAGTTCTCAGTTTCCCTGGAAATTTTGTTTCATGTTAgtaataaagtttattttggaGAAAGTTATTGTTTCCTTAGAtga
- the MSH5 gene encoding mutS protein homolog 5 isoform X13 codes for MASVGATPGRTPQGPGPGEASASFPSPAPVPDPREAEEEEEEEPAEIHLCVLWSSGYLGIAYYDTSDSTIYFMPDAPDHESLKLLQRVLDEIDPRSVVTSAKQDENMTRFLGKLASQEHREPKRPEIIFLPSVDFGLEISKQRLLSGNYSFIPDSMTATEKILFLSSIIPFDCLLTVRALGGLLKFMGRRRIGVELEDYNVSIPILGFKKFVLTYLVSIDQDTYSVLQIFKSEPHPSVYKVASGLKEGLSLFGILNRCRCKWGEKLLRLWFTRPTQDLGELNSRLDVIQFFLLPQNLDMAQMLHRLLGHIKNVPLILKRMKLSHTKVSDWQVLYKTVYSALGLRDACRSLPQSIQLFRDIAQEFSDDLHHIASLIGKVVDFEGSLAENRFTVLPNIDPEIDEKKRRLTGLPSFLTEVARKELENLDPRIPSCSVIYIPLIGFLLCIPRLPSMVETNDFEIEGLDFMFLSEEKLHYRSARTKELDALLGDLHCDIRDQETLLMYQLQCQVLARAAVLTRVLDLASRLDVLLALASAARDYGYSRPRYSPRLLGVRIQNGRHPLMELCARTFVPNSAECGGYKGRVKVITGPNSSGKSIYLKQVGLITFMALVGSFVPAEEAEIGAVDAIFTRIHSCESISLGLSTFMIDLNQVAKAVNNATERSLVLIDEFGKGTNTVDGLALLAAVIRHWLALGPMCPHIFVATNFLSLIQLQLLPQGPLVQYLTLETCEDGNDLVFFYQVCEGVASASHASHTAAQAGLPEKLVTRGKEVSDLICSGKPIKPVKELLKEKQMENCQTLVDKFLKLDLEDPSLDLDIFMSQEVLPAATTIL; via the exons ATGGCCTCCGTAGGAGCGACCCCAGGCAGGACGCCGCAGGGACCGGGACCCGGGGAGGCCTCGGCCAGCTTCCCCAGCCCGGCCCCAGTGCCAGACCCCCGGGAGGccgaggaagaggaagaggaggagcccGCGGAG ATTCATCTGTGTGTGCTGTGGAGCTCAGGATACCTGGGCATTGCCTACTATGACACTAGTGACTCCACCATCTACTTTATGCCAGATGCCCCAGACCACGAGAGCCTCAAGCTGCTCCAGAGAG TTCTGGATGAAATCGATCCCCGGTCTGTTGTCACGAGCGCCAAACAGGATGAGAATATGACTCGGTTTCTGGGGAAGCTTG CCTCCCAAGAGCACagagagcctaagagacctgAAATCATATTTTTGCCAagtgtggattttg GCCTGGAGATAAGCAAACAGCGCCTCCTTTCTGGAAACTACTCCTTCATCCCAGACTCCATGACCGCCACTGAGAaaatcctcttcctctcctccatcaTCCCCTTTGACTGCCTCCTCACG GTTCGAGCACTTGGAGGGCTGCTGAAGTTCATGGGTCGAAGAAGAATCGGGGTTGAACTGGAAGACTATAACGTCAGCATCCCCATCCTAGGCTTTAAGAAATTTGTGTT GACCTATCTGGTGAGCATAGATCAAGACACTTACAG TGTTCTGCAGATATTTAAGAGTGAGCCTCACCCCTCAGTGTACAAAGTGGCCAGTGGACTCAAGGAGGGGCTCAGCCTGTTTG GAATCCTCAACAGATGCCGCTGTAAGTGGGGAGAGAAACTGCTCAG GCTATGGTTCACACGCCCAACCCAGGACCTGGGGGAACTAAATTCCCGTCTGGATGTCATTCAGTTTTTCCTGTTACCCCAGAATCTGGACATGGCTCAGATGCTGCATCGATTGCTGGGTCACATCAAGAACGTGCCT CTGATTCTTAAACGCATGAAGTTGTCCCACACCAAGGTCAGTGACTGGCAGGTTCTCTACAAG ACAGTGTACAGTGCCCTGGGCCTGAGAGATGCTTGCCGCTCCCTGCCCCAGTCCATTCAGCTCTTTCGGGACATTGCCCAAGAGTTCTCTGATGACCTACACCACATTGCCAGCCTCATTGGGAAAGTG GTGGACTTTGAGGGCAGTCTTGCTGAAAATCGCTTCACAGTCCTCCCCAACATAGATCCTGAAATTGATGAGA AAAAACGAAGGCTGACAGGACTTCCCAGTTTCCTCACTGAGGTGGCTCGGAAGGAGCTGGAAAATCTGGACCCCCGTATTCCTTCATGCAGTGTCATCTACATCCCTCTG ATTGGCTTCCTTCTTTGTATTCCCCGCCTGCCTTCCATGGTGGAGACCAATGACTTTGAGATTGAGGGTCTGGACTTCATG TTCCTCTCAGAGGAGAAGCTTCACTATCGTAGTGCTCGAACCAAGGAGCTGGATGCATTGCTGGGGGACCTGCACTGCGACATCCGGG ACCAGGAGACCCTGCTGATGTACCAGCTGCAGTGTCAGGTGCTGGCACGGGCAGCTGTCTTGACCCGGGTGTTGGACCTTGCCTCCCGCCTGGACGTCCTCTTGGCTCTTGCCAGTGCCGCCCGGGACTATGGCTACTCGAGGCCCCGTTACTCCCCACGGCTCCTTGGGGTACGAATCCAGAATGGCAG GCATCCTCTGATGGAACTCTGTGCCCGAACCTTCGTGCCCAACTCCGCAGAATGTGGGGGGTATAAAGGGAGGGTCAAAGTCATCACTGGACCCAACTCCTCAGGGAAGAGCATATACCTCAAACAG GTAGGCTTGATCACATTCATGGCCCTGGTGGGCAGCTTTGTGCCAGCAGAGGAAGCCGAAATTGGGGCAGTAGACGCCATCTTCACCCGAATCCATAGCTGTGAATCCATCTCCCTTGGCCTCTCTACCTTCATGATCGACCTCAACCAG GTGGCGAAAGCAGTGAACAATGCCACCGAGCGGTCGCTGGTCCTTATCGATGAATTTGGAAAGGGAACCAACACG GTGGATGGGCTCGCGCTTCTGGCGGCCGTGATCCGACACTGGCTGGCGCTTGGGCCCATGTGCCCCCACATCTTCGTGGCCACcaactttctgagcctcattcAGTTACAGCTGCTGCCACAGGGGCCCCTCGTGCAGTATTTG acCTTGGAGACCTGTGAAGATGGGAATGACCTTGTCTTCTTCTATCAGGTTTGCGAAGGTGTTGCCAGTGCCAGCCATGCGTCCCACACAGCTGCCCAGGCTGGGCTTCCTGAGAAACTCGTTACTCGTGGCAAGGAG GTCTCAGACTTGATCTGCAGTGGAAAGCCCATCAAGCCTGTCAAGGAGCTGCTAAAggagaaacaaatggaaaa TTGCCAGACGTTAGTAGACAAGTTTCTGAAACTGGATTTGGAAGATCCCAGTCTGGACCTGGACATTTTCATGAGTCAGGAAGTGCTGCCTGCTGCCACCACCATCCTCTGA